A window from Melopsittacus undulatus isolate bMelUnd1 chromosome Z, bMelUnd1.mat.Z, whole genome shotgun sequence encodes these proteins:
- the SKP2 gene encoding S-phase kinase-associated protein 2, which produces MFRRRLQEIPSSSSNVSTSRTSELLSGTITSFLKKEKLDDENTLQDTPEASPGSHKRQKMKERDFVIARRARMLRDSGVSWDTLPDELLLTIFAYLPLSDLLRVSIVCKRWHCLSFDESLWQTLDLADKILPPGVVGQLLPAGVTVFRCPRSSIGSPLFKTSQPLKLQCMDLSNCTMSVESLQSILSLCEKLQNLSLEGLVLSDDIIKNIAQNPSLVRLNLSGCSGFAVEPLELMLSSCSKLDELNLSWCDFTGAHVKAAVNHFTSKLTQLNLSGYRQNLQIEDVQTLVERCPSLVHLDLSDSVMLNPECFQYFQKLRWLQHLCLSRCYQINPADLVELGGIPTLKTLQVFGIVTDGSLEVLKESLPDIEINCSYFTNIARPTFGKKRSHEIWGIKCKLVLSNSSGL; this is translated from the exons ATGTTCAG AAGACGCCTCCAGGAGATCCCATCTTCCAGCAGCAACGTGTCCACCAGCAGGACCTCGGAGCTTCTCTCTGGCACGATAACGTCTTTCcttaagaaggaaaagctggacGATGAAAATACTCTACAAGATACACCAGAGGCATCGCCCGGTTCTCACAAACGGCAGAAGATGAAGGAGAGGGACTTTGTCATTGCCCGCCGGGCTCGGATGCTCCGTGATTCAG GTGTTTCTTGGGATACACTTCCAGATGAATTGCTTTTGACCATCTTTGCATATTTGCCCCTAAGTGACTTGTTAAGAGTTTCCATTGTTTGCAAGAGGTGGCATTGTCTTTC GTTTGATGAATCTCTCTGGCAGACTCTCGATCTGGCTGATAAAATTTTGCCGCCAGGAGTGGTTGGACAGTTGCTGCCTGCAGGTGTTACTGTATTCCGCTGCCCACGATCTTCTATTGGGAGCCCATTGTTCAAAACAAGCCA accTCTCAAACTTCAATGTATGGATTTGTCGAACTGTACAATGTCTGTTGAAAGTCTCCAGAGTATTCTTAGTCTGTGTGAAAAGTTGCAGAACCTCAGCTTGGAGGGCCTAGTGCTTTCTGATGACATCATCAA AAATATTGCTCAGAATCCCAGTTTGGTGCGACTAAATCTCTCTGGTTGTTCAGGGTTTGCTGTAGAACCCCTGGAGCTGATGTTGAGCAGCTGTTCTAA GCTGGATGAGCTGAACTTATCCTGGTGTGACTTCACAGGCGCCCATGTGAAAGCAGCAGTCAACCATTTTACTTCAAAATTAACCCAATTAAACTTAAGTGGATACAGACAGAATCTACAAATTGAAG ATGTTCAGACACTGGTGGAAAGATGTCCTTCACTTGTCCATTTAGATCTAAG TGACAGCGTGATGTTAAACCCTGAGTGTTTCCAGTACTTCCAAAAACTCCGCTGGCTACAACATCTGTGTCTTAGCCGATGTTATCAGATAAACCCTGCTGACTTAGT GGAACTTGGTGGAATTCCAACATTAAAGACTCTTCAGGTATTTGGAATCGTGACTGATGGCTCCCTAGAGGTCCTCAAGGAATCTCTTCCTGACATAGAGATCAATTGTTCATACTTTACAAATATTGCAAGGCCAACTTTTGGTAAGAAAAGGAGCCATGAGATTTGGGGCATCAAATGCAAGTTGGTGCTGAGTAATTCTAGTGGCTTGTGA